In the genome of Dyadobacter fermentans DSM 18053, the window TCGAAGCTCAGTACGCTAATCTCATGATCATTAACCCTCAGTCTTTGATTTTTCATTGTGAAGAATGTTTTAGTTTAACATTCTTCTTGATACGTTCACTGCTTTAAAAGGTAACAGCGTGTAGTAGTATTAAATCCCGGTTAAACTTTCCCGGTTCCGGCATCGCTTTTGCTTGCATTTCCCTCAGGAATTGTAACTTAGCCTTACTTAAACTATCACTCACATTAATATTGCCGACTATGAAAAACCTCAAAGCATGGATGCTGCTGGCATTGATGGCCGTGGCGACACCGATTTTTGCGCAAACATCTGCAGAAAAACAGAAAACAGAAGCAAAACTGAAAAAGGACGGCACGCCCGACAAGCGCTATAAGGAAAACAAACACCTTAAAAAAGACGGTACGCCCGATAAACGCTACAAAGTGAACAAGGCCGATACCACGAAGGCGGCGAAAAAGAAGTAGTTGGAAGCAATATTATCCCGAATATTTTAAAGGGAAAATTAGGGTAAGCGCCCGACCGGTTGTCAATGCATTGTACAACCCGAGTCGGGCGCTATTTTTTTACATAAATCAGTCGGTGCAATGAATGCAGCCTTAGCGGATGACCACGTAACGGTTTTGAGCAGGGACAGGGAATCGGAGTTCGAGCGTGTTTTTAAAAAACATTTCAAAGGACTGCATGCCTATGCCTGCACCATTTTGAAGGACGATATCATGGCCGAAGAGATGGTCCAGAATGTGTTTTGCAGGTTATGGGAAAAGACAGACCATATCGATATCCGTGAGTCGGTGAGCGGGTATCTGTACCGGTCGGTGTACCACGAGAGTTTGAATTACCTCAAACACCTGAAAGTGCGGGAAGCGCACCGCGATTATACGCTGCACCAGGAGCAACAGAGCGTGAGCGCGTCACACGCCCTCGAACTGTCGGAACTGGAATCCCGGCTGGACATTGCATTGC includes:
- a CDS encoding RNA polymerase sigma-70 factor, producing MNAALADDHVTVLSRDRESEFERVFKKHFKGLHAYACTILKDDIMAEEMVQNVFCRLWEKTDHIDIRESVSGYLYRSVYHESLNYLKHLKVREAHRDYTLHQEQQSVSASHALELSELESRLDIALRELPEKCRTIFQMSRFEELKYQEIADRLQLPVKTVENQMGKALRLLRVKLADFLPASFLLFFLS